The Herbiconiux sp. A18JL235 region CCGATCTCCTCCGCGACCCCCGGCAGCAGCGTCCCCACCGTCGCCCCCGGATGCACGAGCGGCGGGAACACCCCCCGCGGATAACCGAGGCGGCTGATGAGCGCGTCGTCCCACTGCCCCGTCGTCACGTCGACGAGCCCGGTCGTCGACGCATTGGTCACCTCGGCGCGACGCGCCCCGGTGAGCCAGAACGCCAGCAGGTCGGGCACGAGCAGCATCGTGTCGGCGCGCTCGAGCCAGCCGCCCTCCTTCTCGGCGGCGAGCTGGTAGAGCGTGTTGAAGGGAAGGAACTGCAACCCGTTCGCCCCGTAGAGCTCGTCGAACCCGACGACCGAGTGCACGAGGTCGACACCGCGAGAGGTGCGGTCGTCGCGGTAGTGGAAGGGTGCGCCGAGCATGCGGTCGCCGTCGAGGAGGGCGTAGTCGACTGCCCACGAGTCGATGCCGATGCTGCGGAGGCCAGGCTCCTCGCGCACCGCCGAGCCGAGACCGGCGACGACGTTGCGGTACAGCTCGAGGATGTTCCAGTGCAGCCCGTCGACCGTGCGCACGGGCTGGTTCGGGAACCGCGCCACCGGCACGAGCCGCAGCTCGTCGTGCCCGAGGTACCCGAGCATCACCCGCCCGCTCGTCGCCCCGAGGTCGACGGCGGCCACCGCATCCGTCATCGTGCCGCCACCCGTCCCGCGCGCCCCACGCGCCCTCCTCGCGAGTCGCCGAGATCCGGGCTCCACGAGCGATTTCGGCCCGGATCCTGGCAAGTCGCGAGGAGGATGTGCACGGCGCCCATCAGCGCAGGAAGGCGGCGGCGACGCCGGCGTCGACGGGGATGTGCAGGCCCGTGGTGTGGGTGAGGTCGGAACCTGTGAGCACCGCCACCGCGTTGGCCACGTGGTCGGGCAGCACCTCGCGCTTCAGCAGGGTGCGCTGGGCGTAGTAGGCGCCGAGCTCCTCCTCGGGAACGCCGTAGACCGCCGCGCGCTTCGCGCCCCAGCCGCCGGCGAAGATGCCCGATCCGCGCACGACCCCGTCGGGGTTGATGCCGTTCACCTTCACCCCGTACTCGCCGAGCTCGGCGGCCAGCAGCCGCACCTGGTGGGCCTGGTCGGCCTTGGTCGCCGAGTAGGCGATGTTGTTGGGGCCGGCGAACACCGAGTTCTTCGACGAGATGTAGACGATGTCGCCGCCGAGGTCTTGCTCGATGAGCACACGCGCCGCCGCCTTCGACACCAGGAACGAGCCCTTCGCCATGACGTCGTGCTGCAGGTCCCAGTCGGCCTCCGTGGTCTCGAGCAGGGGCTTCGAGATCGACAGGCCGGCGTTGTTGACGACGAGGTCGAGCCCGCCGAACTGCAGCAGCGCGGCCTGGATGCCTGCGGCGATGTCGGCCTCGCTCGTGACGTTCGCCTGCACGCCGATGGAGACATCCGTGCCGCCCAATTCGGCTGCCGCCGCCTGCGCCTTCTCCAGGTCGAGGTCGGCGATCACGACGCAGGCGCCCTCGGCGGCGAGCCGGGTGGCGATCGCCTTGCCGATGCCGGAGGCCGCACCAGTGACGAGCGCGATGCGGGTGGCGTGCGACTTCGGCTTCGGCATCCGCTGCAGCTTCGCCTCCTCGAGCGCCCAGTACTCGATGCGGAACTTCTCCGCCTCGTCGATCGGCGCGTAGGTCGAGAGCGCCTCGGCCCCGCGCATCACGTTGATGGCGTTGATGTAGAACTCGCCGGCGACGCGCGCGGTCTGCTTGTTGGCGCCGTACGAGAACATGCCGACACCGGGCACCAGCACGATCGCCGGGTCGGCGCCGCGCAGCGCGGGGCTGTCGGCGTCGGCGTGCCTGTCGTAGTAGGCCTGGTAGTCGGCGCGGTACTCCTCGTGCAGCTCCTTGAGGCGCGCGATCGAGTCTTCGACGGAGGCGTCGGCCGGGAGATCGAGCACGAGCGGCTTCACCTTGGTGCGCAGGAAGTGGTCGGGGCAGCTGGTGCCGAGGGCGGCGAGCCGCGGATGCTCGGCACTCGCCAGGAAGTCGAGCACGACCTCGGCGTCGGTGAACGAGCCCACCTGCGCCTTGTCGGTCGAGGCGATGCCTCGGATGGTGGGGGCGAGTGCTGCAGCCTTGGCGCGGCGCTCGGCCTCGGGCAGTGCACCGTACCCGTCGAGGGCAGGGCCGAACGGCTCCGGCCGGCCGTGCTCGGCGATGTAGGCGGCGGCGGTGTCGATGATCCAGAGCGAGTTGCGCTCCGACTCCTCGCTCGTGTCTCCCCACGCGGTGATGCCGTGACCGCCCAGGATGCAGCCGACCGCATCCGGGTTCGACGCCTTGATGGCGGCGATGTCGAGGCCGAGCTGGAAGCCCGGGCGGCGCCAGGGCACCCACACCACCTTGTCGCCGAAGATCTTCCGGGTGAGTTCCTCGCCGTCGGCGGCGGTGGCGATGGCGATTCCCGAGTCGGGGTGCAGGTGGTCGACGTGGGCGGCGTCGACGAGGCCGTGCATGGCGGTGTCGATGCTGGGGGCGGCGCCGCCCTTGCCGAAGAGGGTGTGGTCGAAGGCGGCGACCATCTCGTCTTCGCGGTCGACACCGGGGTAGACGTTCTGCAGTGCGCGCAGGCGGTCGACCCGCAGCACGGCGAGGCCCGCCTCGGTGAGCGTGCCGAGGTCGCCGCCCGAGCCCTTCACCCACATCAGCTCGACGGGCTCGCCGGTGACCGGGTCGATCTCGGTGCCCTTGGCGCTCGTGTTGCCGCCGGCGTAGTTGGTGTTCTTGGGGTCGGAACCGAGGCGGTTCGACCGGGCGATGAGATCGGATGCTGCGGGGGAGGTCATGGATGCTCCAAGGCGTTCGTGTGAGCTGATGTGAACTTCACAAAACATAACAGGGTGGATGCGCGGGCGTCAATGCGCGTCGGGTCGGCGTTGCGCGCGGCGCGCGCGGGCCGGCGGGCGCGGCGTCAGCGGAGTTCGACGAGGGGGCGGAGCGCTTCGAGGAGGGGGTGACCCGGGTCGAGTTCGGTGACCACGATGTCGATCGAGGCCCAGGGGAGGCCCGCCGCGGTGGCGTGCTGGCCGAGCTTGGCCGAGGCGATGAGCAGCACGGTCTCGCGCGAGGCGCGGGCCATCTCGCGCTTGACCTGCCCCTCCTCCACGATGGTCTCGCTGGTGCCGCGCTCGAGGTCGGCGGCTGAGGCCGAGGTGAAGAAGCGGTCGTAGTTGAACAGGGCGGCAGCGGCGCACGCCACCGGGCCCACGAAGCTGTCGGTGCGGGGCTCGAGTTCTCCTCCGAGCAGGATCGCTCGCGCGCCGTGCACAGATCGGGCGCGGGAGTGGTTGTGGGCGGAGTTCGTCGCGATGACGAGGTCGGTCACACCGCGCACCTGGGCGAGCAGGTGCGCCGAGGTCGAGGAGGCGTCGACTGCGATGGCCCCGCTCGTCGGCACCAGATCGGCGGCCTTCCGGGCGATCTCGGTCTTCGCGAGGTCGTCGACCGCCTGCCGTTCGTCGAACGACTGCGCCTTCACCGTGGCGACGGCTCCCCCGCGCACGCGCACCACGACACCCTCGAGCTCGAGCGCTTCGAGGTCGCGACGCACCGTCATGGTCGAGACGCCGAGCTCGGCCGCCGCCTCCTCGAGCCGGATCACCCCGTGCTTCTGCAACCGCGCGAGCAGCAGCTCACGCCGCTCCGCCCCGATCACCGACGCCATCCACCGCCCCTCTCCGCACTCCGCCTACGCCCGACGGTACCGGATGCCTGTCGCAGTCACCGGCCGACGCCACGCTACGCGCCCGTCCGCCGCAGCACGCCCGCGCGCCGCTGCGTACCAGCCCGCCGCAGCGCGCTGCGGCGCGCAACCGGCACGACGAAGGGGATTCCGCCGTGCACCCACCACGATGCACGGCGGAAACCGGGGGCCGGGCGCTACGCGCCCCAGCCGGCCTGCACGCCGTCGGCGCGCTCGGCCACGATCTTCTCCTGGTAGCCCGAGGCCTTGAACGCGGCGATCGGGTCGGCGGGCAGCCCGCGCGACTCACGCCACGAGGCGAGGGCGGGGCGCACGTCGGTGTAGAACGCGTCCATGAGGATGGCGTTCGCCCCGAGCACGTCGTTCTCGTTCTGCGCCGCGAGGAGAGCCTCTCGGTCGACCAGCAGCGCACGCGCGGTCATCTCCTGCACGTTGAGCACGCTGCGCAGCTGCCCCACGATCTTCTCCTCGACATTGTGGCACTGGTCGAGCATGAACGCCACGGGTGACCCCACGTCGTAGCCGCCCCCGCGCACCACCTCGAACAGGATGCGGAACAGCTGGAACGGGTCGGCCGCCCCCACGATGAGGTCATCGTCGGCGTAGAACCTGGAGTTGAAGTCGAACGAGCCGAGCTTTCCGAGCCGCAGCAGCTGCGCCACGATGAACTCGATGTTGGTGCCGGGAGCGTGGTGCCCCGTGTCGAGGCACGTGAACGCCCGGTCACCGAGCGCCGAGACGTGCGCGAACGAGGTACCCCAGTCGGGAACGTCGGTGTGGTAGAACGCCGGCTCGAAGAACTTGTACTCGAGCACCAGCCGCTGCGACTCCCCGAGGGCGTCGTAGATCTCGCGCAGCGACTCCGCCAGCCAGTCCTGCCGCGAACGGATGTCGCCCTGCCCCGGGTAGTTGGTGCCGTCGGCGAGCCAGATCTTGAGGTCCTGCGAGCCGGTCTGATGCATGATCTCGATGCACTCGAGGTGATGGTCGATCGCCTGCCGGCGCACCGCGGCATCCGACGAGGTGAGCGACCCGAACTTGTAGACGTCGCTCTGGAACGTGTTGGAGTTCACCGTGCCGAGCTCGACGCCCTGGTCGTTCGCGAAGGCGCGGAGGGCCGCGTAGTCGTCGACCATGTCCCAGGGGATGTGGATGGCCACCTTCGGCGCGAGGCCGGAGTACCGGTTCACCTGCGCGGCGTCGGCGATCTTCTCCTCGGGCGTGCGCGGCGTGCCGGGGGTGCCGAACACCTTGAAGCGCGTGCCGGAGTTGCCGAACGCCCAGGAGGGCAGCTCGATGGCCTGCCGCTCGAGGTCGGCGGCGATGTCGGTGAAGGTCACCATGATGTTCTCGTTTCGTCGGGGGTGGGTTCAGAGGTCGGATGCGGGGAGCTGGTCTTCGAGGTGGAACACCTCGGTGAGGCGCACGAACCCGGTGTCGGGGGCCCCCTCGAGCTCCACGAAGAACTCGCTCATCTCGGCCTGCCAGCGGGCATTGACCTCGGTCTGCGCCATCCCGGCCTGGGCGGCTTCGAGCGAGGGTGTCTCGAAGTAGCCGATGAGCAGGCCGTCGTCGCGCAAGAAGAGGGAGTAGTTGCTCCATCCGTTCGCCGCCAACGCACGAGCCATCTCGGGCCAGATCGCCGCGTGCCGCGCCGTGTACTCCTCGATGCGTTCGGGCTTCACCTGCAACTGGAAGCACACGCGCTCGTCCACCGCTTCCTCCTGTCGACCTCGATGTCATTGAATCGTTTTACCGCTCGAGTGATGACATTAGGTGATGTTCGCGGGAATCGTCAAGCGGAGAGCAACCTCAGCGCCCGATATCCTGATGAAACGTTCAACGACCCGCATCGAGAGGGGGCAGCATGGCCACCGCCAACGTGCGCGACGTCGCCGCGCTCGCGAACGTCTCGGTGGGCACCGTCTCGAACGTGCTCAACCACTCGAAGCCCGTCTCCCCCGACACCGAGCGTCGCGTGCTCGACGCCATCGACAAACTCGGCTTCGTGCGCAACGACGCCGCCCGTCAGCTCCGCATGGGCCGCAGCCGCACGGTCGGGTTCATGGTGCTCGACGTGGCGAACCCCTTCTTCACCGATGTCGCCCGCGGCGCCGAAGACACGCTCGCGCCGCTCGGCCGGCCCCTCCTCCTCGGCAACAGCGGCGATGCGCGGGGCCGCGAGCTGGCGTATCTCGACCTGTTCGAGGAGCAACGCGTCGCCGGCCTCCTCATCACCCCCGTCGGTCAGGTGCACTCGCGGCTGATCCGGCTGCGCGAACGCGGCTCCCCCGTCGTGCTCGTCGACCGGCACGACAACGGCCGCTCGTTCAGCTCCGTCTCGGTCGACGACCGGCGCGGCGGCGAACTCGCCGCCGCGCACCTGCTCGACCTGGGGCGCACGCGCGTGGCGTTCCTCGGCGGCCCCGCGAGCATCCTGCAGGTGGAGCAGCGCGCGCGAGGAGCAGCGGATGCGGTGCGCACGCGGGCGGGCCGGGCCACCTTGCGCGTGCTCGAGCAGGAGACGATGAACGCCGAGGGCGGCCGGGCCGGCGCGGAACGGCTGCTGGCCCTGCCCGCTGCCGAGCGCCCCGACGCCATCTTCGCCGCGAACGACCTCATGGCGCTCGGGGTGCTGCAGGCGCTCACCTTCGCCGGCGTGCGGGTGCCCGACGACATCGCCCTCATCGGCTACGACGACATCTTCTACGCGGCGACCGCCGCCGTACCGCTGTCGTCGGTGCGCCAGCCCGCGCGCGAGATGGGCCGCGCCGCCGCCGACCTCCTCCTGCACGAGATCGACGCCCCCACCCCGCCCACCGAGTACCGCCACGTCACCTTCTCCCCCGAGCTCGTCGTGCGCGACTCCACCGCGGGCCGCCCCACCCCCTGAGCCCCCCACCCCGCGCGTCCCGCGCGCCGCGAGAGAGCGCAAAACGCCCCCTCACGTGGGCGGAGGGGGCGTTTTGCGCTCTTTCGCGCGGGTGGAGGGGGCGTTTCGTGCACTCTCGCGCTGGGCGAGCGGCGGGGCGCGCGCCGCGCGTCAGCGCGCGGTGTACCCCCCGTCGAGCGGCAGGTTGACGCCCGTCACCCACGCGGCCTCGTCGGAGGCGAGGTACAGCACCGCGTACGCCACCTCCACGGGCCGGCCGAGCCGGCGGATCGACTGGTTCGCCGTCATCATCTCCTCGTACGCGGGCAGCCCGCCCGGGTACTCCGCGGCGATGCCCTCGACGAGCGGCGTGAGCACCGTCGACGGGTGCACCGAGTTCACCCGGATGCCGTAGCGGCCGTAGGATGCGGCATCCTGCTTCGTCTGCATCGTCACCGCCCCCTTCGCCACGTGGTACGGGGTGAACTCGTCGTTGCCGATGAGCCCGTAGATCGACGAGAAGTTCACGATCGACCCGCCGCCGCGCTCGATGAGGTGGGGCACGGCGTGCTTCGTGGCGAAGAACACGCCCTTCACGTCGACGGCGAAGAGCGCGTCCCACTCCTCCTCGGTCACCTCGTGCGTCGGCTTGTCGACCCCGATGATGCCGGCGCAGTTCACCAGCACGTCGAGCCCACCGAAGCGGTCGACGGCGGCCGAGACGGCGGATGCGACGCTCGCCTCCCGAGACACGTCCATCTCGTAGAACTCGGCGACGCCTCCGGATGCGGTGATCGACGACACCACCGACGCACCGAGCGAGGCGTTGAAGTCGGTCACCGCCACCGAGGCGCCCTCGGCGGCGAAGAGCTCGGCCGTGGCCGCGCCCATGCCGGAGGCACCCCCGGTGATGAGCGCGACCTTGCCCTCTAGGCGGCCCGTCACGCCGTGGCCCCCGCGGTCTCCCGCGAAGCCGAGCCCGAGCCCGACGCAACAGGCGACCACAGCAGCGACGCGTAGCCCGACTCCTCGAGCTCCTTGCAGTGCTGCTGGTACACCTGCCCGCCGCCCATGTACACCTGGAACTCCTCGGCCTTCCCGGGCACGTTCTCGCCGAGGAACCAGGCCTTGGCCTTCTTGCCCTCGGAGTACATCACCGTCGCCTTGCCGGTGCGCTCGGCCTCGGCGGCCCACCACTCCTCCGATTCCGGCGTGGCCTCGAAGCGCTCGACGCCGTTCGACTCGGCCCAGGCCAGCGCCCGCTGCAGCCATTGCGCGCCGAGCTGGATGGGCACGACGAGGTTCGAGTACGGCGTCTGCGGCCCGAGCGACATGAAGAAGTTGGGGAACCCGTTGGCGTTGATGCCGAGATTCGACTTCAGTCCGTCCTCCTGCCACTTCTCGCGCAGGGTGCGCCCGCCGCGGCCCTTGATGTCGATGTTGGTGAGCGTGCCGGTCATGGCGTCGAATCCGGTGGCGAAGATGATGACGTCGAGCTCGTACTCGGTGTCGCCCACCTTCACGCCCTTCTCCGTGATTGCCGTGATCGGCACCGACTCGGTGTCGACGAGGTGCACGTGCGGCAGGTTGAAGGTGTTGTAGTAGCCGTGACCCGTGGGCACGCGCTTGCCGTTGAAGGAGTACGTCGTCGGCGACAGCAGCTCGGCCGTCGCCGGGTCTTTCACGATCTCGCGGATCTTCGACCTGATGAACTCCGACGCCAGCTCCGACGCCTCGTGGTTCGTGGCGAGGTCGTTGAAGCACTCGTTGGCGAAGTGGAACCCGCCCTCGTTCCACTTCGACTCGAAGATGCGCCGGCGCTCCTCGTCGGAGACCTCGAGGGCGCTGTGCTCGGCCGGCTCCATCGCCACGCCGAACGGATGCGCTGCCGCCTTCGCGTAGATCTCGTCGTAGTGCTCGCGGGTGTACTGCATCTCCTCGGTGGAGACCGCGTCGTTGTTGGTCTCGACGATGAAGTTCGGGGTGCGCTGGAAGACGAAGAACTCGTCGACCTCGGGGGCGATGACGGGCACGATCTGGATGCCGGAGGCGCCGAGCCCGATGAGCCCCACCTTCTTGCCCGAGAGGTCGACGCCCTCGCGCGGCCAGTGGGCCGTGTGGTACTTCTCGCCCCTGAAGCTGTCGATTCCGGGGATGTCGGGGTAGATCGCCTGCGAGAGCACGCCCATGCCGCTGACCAGGTACTTCGTGGTGAGCGTCGATCCGTCGGCGAACGACACCGTCCAGAGGTTCGCGTCTTCGTCGTACTCCGCGGAGTCGACGCGGGCGTTCAGCCTGATGTCCTTCCGCAGGTCGAGGCGGTCGGCGACGAAGTTGAGGTAGGAGAGCACCTCGGCACCGGCCGGGTAGCGCTGGGTCCAGGTCCACTCCTCGCGCACCTCCTTCGAGAACGAGAAGGAGTAGTAGCTGAACTCGCTGTCGGTGCGCACGCCCGGGTAGCGGTTCACCCACCAGGTGCCGCCGATGCCGTCTTCGCCGTCGACGACGAGCGTCTTCAGCCCGATCTCGCGCAGGTGGTGGAGGAGGGCGAGGCCGGAGAAGCCGGCCCCGATGACCACGGCATCGTAGTCACGGGTGGTGTCGGTCATGTCGGTGTTCCTTTCAGGTGGTGCGAAGCGGTGACGTGGGGTGAGCGCATGCTCGGGTTCGGATGCGCGGATGCTCGGGGTTCAGTGGGCGCGATACCAGGCGGCGATCGCCTCGATCGACTCGTCGGCCGGGGTGTGGTTCCCCGCCTGCAGCGGGTACACGTGCTGCTGGCCCTCGCCGATGTCGAAGGTGACGTCGACGCCGGCGGCGCGGGCCCGCGCATCCAGCCGCTGCGCGTCGTGGAAGAGCGACTCCGTGTCGGAGGCGGCGATGTAGAGCGGCGGGAAGCCGGTGAAGTCGGCGTAGAGCGGGTTCACCAGCGGGTCGGTGGGCGACGCCCCGCCCGAGAGGTACCGGTCGATGTTGCCCTGCAGGCCCTCGCGGGCGATGAGGAAGTCGGTGTCGTCGTTCGTCTCGATGGTCACGCCCGAGTTCTCCATGTCGACCCAGGGCGAGACGGTGATGACGGCCCCGGGCAGCGGCCGCCCCTGGTCGCGCAGGCGGAGCGTCGTGGCGATGGCGATCGAGGCGCCGGCGCTGTCGCCGACGAACGCGATGTCGTTGGGCGCGACCCCCGACTCGAGCAGCGCGTCGAAGACCGCGGTGGTGTCGTCGAGCTGGGCGGGGTACGGATGCTCGGGTGCGAGCCGGAAGTCGAGCACGAAGCCCTTCGCCCCGCACGCCTTCGCGATGTGGCCGGCGAGCTTGCGGTGGCTGGCCGACGAGCCGAGCGCGAAGCCGCCTCCGTGCAGGAACAGCAGGGTCTTCGAGGTGTCGGCGTCGAGCGGCAGCACCTCGATGCCCGGCACGCCGCCGATGCTCGTCGAGCGGTAGGTCACGCCCTCCGGCTCGGTGGTCGCCCGCTGCCAGTCCTCGAACACCCAGCGCATGAGCTGGAGGGACATCTCGGGGTTGGCCTGGAACTCCACCGTCCACTGCGCGTAGATCTCACCCAGCAGGTCGGTCGGCTGATTCGCTGACATGCGTTCTCCTCATCGTCGGGGACGACACCAGGATGAACGCGGCGGCAGGGCGCCCGGAACGCTTGTCTCAAAAAGACGCACCGCCGTCTCAGGGTGACCCGTTCGGCGTCTCGGGCAGCCCGGAGACTTCTTGTCACGCAGCAATGCCGAGCCCCTGCTCAACGACGAGAAATGAGGACAGACCCCCATGTTCACCAAGAAGACACCGCTCATCGCACTCGGTGCGGTGACCCTGCTGGCACTGGCCGGCTGTTCCACCGGATCGCTCTCCTCCGACGGCTCCGACGCCGGTTCGGGCGGTTCCTCCACCGACTCGGCAACCGCATCCGAGGTCACCGTGGGCACCGTCGGCGTGCAGGGCGACATCCAGGACATCTCGAACTTCTGCGGCGACAAGGACCTCACGGTCGCCCTCGCCGACGGCTTCGGCGGCAACTCCTGGCGCAAGATCACCCGCGCCATTTTCGAGGAGGAGGCGGCGAAGTGCCCCAACATCAAGAAGGTCCTGTACACGGATGCGCAGGGTGACACCCAGAAGGCCATCAGCGACATGAACTCGCTGGTCGCGCAGGGCGTCGACGTGATCGTCACCTTCGTCGACGGCGGTGAGGCGCTGCTGCCCACCATCCAGAAGGCGACGGATGCGGGCGTCAAGGTGGTGCCCTTCGTCGGCTCCCCCGGTGGCACCCCCGGCACCGACTACGTCGACTTCGTGTCGGAGGACATCAACACCTACGGCAAGAACCTCGCGGCCTGGACCATCGAGAAGATGGGCGGCAAGGGCAACCTGGTCATGCTCGGCGGCATCGCCGGCAACTCCTACTCCCAGGCCGTCTACGACGGCGTGCTGGAGGCCGTGAAGGAGAACCCCGACATCACGCTCCTGAACGAGGACGGCCCGGTCTCGACCGACTGGGAGCCCGGCAAGACCCAGCAGGTGGTCGCCGGCCTCATCACGAAGTACGGCGACATCGACGGCATCGTCGCCGACTACGGCGGAGGCTCCGTCGGCGGCATCCGCGCCTTCGAGGCCGCGGGCAAGCCCCTGCCGGTGTGGTCGGCCAACGACTCGAACGAGTTCGCCTGCCTCTGGTACCAGTACAAGGACTCGCAGCCGACCTACCAGGTCGCCACGGAGTCGAGCCGCAACTGGGTCGTCACCGCAGCGCTGCACAAGGGTCTCGCCGCCGCGAACGGCCTGCCGAACGACGAGCCGTCGACCTACAACCTCGAGATCATCGAAGACTCGACCGACCCGGCCAAGCAGCCCAAGTGCGAGGCCGACCTGCCGCCGGACGCCATCCTCTCCTCCGGTCTCAGCGTCGACTCGCTGAAGAAGCTCTTCCAGTAGCGGCAGCGCCGTTCCGCATCCGTTCGCCAGCTGCGATCCACACGACAAGCAAGGAGTCACCATGAACCGCCTCGAGGGCAAAGTCGCCATCGTCACCGGAGCCGGCCGGGGCATCGGCCGCTCCATCGCCGAGAGCTTCGCCGAGGAGGGGGCGACGGTCATCGCGACCGGTCGTGCCGCATCCGACACCTCCTTCCCCGAGGGGGTCGAGTACCACCAGCTCGACGTCTCCCGCGAGGAGGACTGGCAGCGGGTCGTCGCCGACGTCATCGCCGCGCACGGGCACGTCGACGTGCTCGCGAACAACGCCGGCATCATCGCCTACGAGACCCTCCACGACCTCACCGTCGACGACTGGAACACGGTGGTGGCCGTGAACCAGACCGGCACCTGGCTCGGGATGCGGGAGGTGGTGCCGCACATGATCGCGCAGGGCGGCGGCTCCATCATCAACATCTCGTCGATCTGGGGCTCGGTGGCGGTGTCGGGGGCTCACGCCTACCACGCCACCAAGGGTGCGGTGAGGAACATGTCGAAGAGCGCGGCCATCACCTACGCGAAGGAGAACGTGCGGGTGAACTCGGTGCATCCAGGGTTCATCGAGACGCCGCTCACCGACGCGCAGGCGCCGGAGATCAACGACTACGTGGTCTCGATGACCCCGATGGGCCGCGCCGGGAAGCCGAGGGAGATCGCCAACGGCATCGTCTTCCTCGCCTCCGACGAGGCCAGCTTCGTCACCGGCTCGGAGCTGGTCATCGATGGAGGGTACCTGGCGCAATGACCGGACCGCAGACGCCGCAGATCGATGGAGGGGCTGCGCCTACAACAGCTGGCGCAATGACCGGACCGCAGACGCCGCAGATCGATGGAGGGGCTGCGCCTACAACAGCTGGCGCAATGACTGTCTACGACGCGATCGCGCCCGACGCCTCCCCGGCGCCGGCTGCGGGCACAGGCCAGTCGGCCCCGGCTTCGGCCGGGGTCGGCGGGCCCGTGCTCGAGCTGCAGGGCATCGTCAAGACCTTCCCGGGCGTGCGGGCCCTCACCGACGTCACCCTCGAGGTGCTCGCCGGTGAGGTGCACGCCCTCGTGGGCGAGAACGGTGCCGGCAAGTCGACCCTCATGGCGGTCGCCTCCGGCGCCCTCGCCCCCGACTCCGGCACCGTCACGATCGCAGGGACCGAGCTCGCGAGCGCGTCGCCCGACGCCGCCCGCGAGCTCGGCCTCGGCATCGTGCGCCAAGACCCGGCACTGCTTCCCGACCTCACCGTCGCCGAGAACATGGCCGTGGGGG contains the following coding sequences:
- a CDS encoding bifunctional aldolase/short-chain dehydrogenase — protein: MTSPAASDLIARSNRLGSDPKNTNYAGGNTSAKGTEIDPVTGEPVELMWVKGSGGDLGTLTEAGLAVLRVDRLRALQNVYPGVDREDEMVAAFDHTLFGKGGAAPSIDTAMHGLVDAAHVDHLHPDSGIAIATAADGEELTRKIFGDKVVWVPWRRPGFQLGLDIAAIKASNPDAVGCILGGHGITAWGDTSEESERNSLWIIDTAAAYIAEHGRPEPFGPALDGYGALPEAERRAKAAALAPTIRGIASTDKAQVGSFTDAEVVLDFLASAEHPRLAALGTSCPDHFLRTKVKPLVLDLPADASVEDSIARLKELHEEYRADYQAYYDRHADADSPALRGADPAIVLVPGVGMFSYGANKQTARVAGEFYINAINVMRGAEALSTYAPIDEAEKFRIEYWALEEAKLQRMPKPKSHATRIALVTGAASGIGKAIATRLAAEGACVVIADLDLEKAQAAAAELGGTDVSIGVQANVTSEADIAAGIQAALLQFGGLDLVVNNAGLSISKPLLETTEADWDLQHDVMAKGSFLVSKAAARVLIEQDLGGDIVYISSKNSVFAGPNNIAYSATKADQAHQVRLLAAELGEYGVKVNGINPDGVVRGSGIFAGGWGAKRAAVYGVPEEELGAYYAQRTLLKREVLPDHVANAVAVLTGSDLTHTTGLHIPVDAGVAAAFLR
- a CDS encoding DeoR/GlpR family DNA-binding transcription regulator is translated as MASVIGAERRELLLARLQKHGVIRLEEAAAELGVSTMTVRRDLEALELEGVVVRVRGGAVATVKAQSFDERQAVDDLAKTEIARKAADLVPTSGAIAVDASSTSAHLLAQVRGVTDLVIATNSAHNHSRARSVHGARAILLGGELEPRTDSFVGPVACAAAALFNYDRFFTSASAADLERGTSETIVEEGQVKREMARASRETVLLIASAKLGQHATAAGLPWASIDIVVTELDPGHPLLEALRPLVELR
- the rhaI gene encoding L-rhamnose isomerase; the protein is MVTFTDIAADLERQAIELPSWAFGNSGTRFKVFGTPGTPRTPEEKIADAAQVNRYSGLAPKVAIHIPWDMVDDYAALRAFANDQGVELGTVNSNTFQSDVYKFGSLTSSDAAVRRQAIDHHLECIEIMHQTGSQDLKIWLADGTNYPGQGDIRSRQDWLAESLREIYDALGESQRLVLEYKFFEPAFYHTDVPDWGTSFAHVSALGDRAFTCLDTGHHAPGTNIEFIVAQLLRLGKLGSFDFNSRFYADDDLIVGAADPFQLFRILFEVVRGGGYDVGSPVAFMLDQCHNVEEKIVGQLRSVLNVQEMTARALLVDREALLAAQNENDVLGANAILMDAFYTDVRPALASWRESRGLPADPIAAFKASGYQEKIVAERADGVQAGWGA
- a CDS encoding L-rhamnose mutarotase; its protein translation is MDERVCFQLQVKPERIEEYTARHAAIWPEMARALAANGWSNYSLFLRDDGLLIGYFETPSLEAAQAGMAQTEVNARWQAEMSEFFVELEGAPDTGFVRLTEVFHLEDQLPASDL
- a CDS encoding LacI family DNA-binding transcriptional regulator; the protein is MATANVRDVAALANVSVGTVSNVLNHSKPVSPDTERRVLDAIDKLGFVRNDAARQLRMGRSRTVGFMVLDVANPFFTDVARGAEDTLAPLGRPLLLGNSGDARGRELAYLDLFEEQRVAGLLITPVGQVHSRLIRLRERGSPVVLVDRHDNGRSFSSVSVDDRRGGELAAAHLLDLGRTRVAFLGGPASILQVEQRARGAADAVRTRAGRATLRVLEQETMNAEGGRAGAERLLALPAAERPDAIFAANDLMALGVLQALTFAGVRVPDDIALIGYDDIFYAATAAVPLSSVRQPAREMGRAAADLLLHEIDAPTPPTEYRHVTFSPELVVRDSTAGRPTP
- a CDS encoding SDR family NAD(P)-dependent oxidoreductase — protein: MTGRLEGKVALITGGASGMGAATAELFAAEGASVAVTDFNASLGASVVSSITASGGVAEFYEMDVSREASVASAVSAAVDRFGGLDVLVNCAGIIGVDKPTHEVTEEEWDALFAVDVKGVFFATKHAVPHLIERGGGSIVNFSSIYGLIGNDEFTPYHVAKGAVTMQTKQDAASYGRYGIRVNSVHPSTVLTPLVEGIAAEYPGGLPAYEEMMTANQSIRRLGRPVEVAYAVLYLASDEAAWVTGVNLPLDGGYTAR
- a CDS encoding flavin-containing monooxygenase; translated protein: MTDTTRDYDAVVIGAGFSGLALLHHLREIGLKTLVVDGEDGIGGTWWVNRYPGVRTDSEFSYYSFSFSKEVREEWTWTQRYPAGAEVLSYLNFVADRLDLRKDIRLNARVDSAEYDEDANLWTVSFADGSTLTTKYLVSGMGVLSQAIYPDIPGIDSFRGEKYHTAHWPREGVDLSGKKVGLIGLGASGIQIVPVIAPEVDEFFVFQRTPNFIVETNNDAVSTEEMQYTREHYDEIYAKAAAHPFGVAMEPAEHSALEVSDEERRRIFESKWNEGGFHFANECFNDLATNHEASELASEFIRSKIREIVKDPATAELLSPTTYSFNGKRVPTGHGYYNTFNLPHVHLVDTESVPITAITEKGVKVGDTEYELDVIIFATGFDAMTGTLTNIDIKGRGGRTLREKWQEDGLKSNLGINANGFPNFFMSLGPQTPYSNLVVPIQLGAQWLQRALAWAESNGVERFEATPESEEWWAAEAERTGKATVMYSEGKKAKAWFLGENVPGKAEEFQVYMGGGQVYQQHCKELEESGYASLLWSPVASGSGSASRETAGATA